The Methanothrix sp. DNA segment ATGGGATGACTCCGTGCTCCTTTTGGAAATAGTTCAGGACCGACCTTCTTGCTTCCCCTTCCGGCACGCGAAAATCGTCGATTAGCTTCTTCAGGCGAACCTCTATCTCCTCATCAGGGACAATGATGCTCTGCTCCCTGAGGCGAGCCGATATCTGGTCTATCAATTCTTTCATTATCTATCTGCCCCCTATTTTTCATTGAGAGGTAAGAGTAAGTAGGCCCTGGAACTATTTAAAGAAGATCAATGCAGTGAGAAAGTAATCCCCCAGGATAGCATAGACCTGGATAGCATAGACCTAGATAGCATAGACCTGGATAGCATAGACCTGGATAGCATAGACCTGGATAGCATAGACCTGGATAGCATAGACCTGGATAGCATAGACCTGGATAGCATAGACCTGGATAGCAATCTGGCCAATAGAAGGCGAAGGGCAATGATGGGGAACAGGATAATATAGGTCAATTCGGTCAATGTAGCTTGAAGAGGAGTCAACGATCAGAAATCGAATGCCTCATAGCCGGGAGGTAGGACAGAATGGAGATCGCAGCCTGGTTTGGAAGGGTTGACCTGGATACGGAGCTGATATCGCTTGCAGAGGATGAGGAGAGCATGATAAATGCCCTTCTCAAGCGGCCTCTTCCCGCCGGCCCATCCCCTCAGCCTGACCTGCGCCGTCTGGCCTTGGCACATGGGTTCGCGGCAGATGATATCGAGTATAATTCCCTTCTCAGAAGGGTGGCTCTGGAGCTGGTCCACCGCCAGCTCTCCCTGCTGGCCACAGCCGAGCAGGACCTCCTCCAGGCGGTGGAGGCACTGGACGATATGACTGAGGCGATAAATCTGCTCGATGAGAGGCTTTATGAGTGGCACCGCCTGCACCGCCAGAGGATTGTGCATGGAAGGGACCTGGCCGAATCGCTCTGCGAGGATGAGACCGTGGGACCCTTTGCCCGCGCCATCCTCGGATTGCGGGAATCGAGGAGAGGCATGGAGATGGAGGTGAGCTCCCGGGCGGAAGGGCTCTTGCCCAACCTCTCTGCCCTGGCCGGACCGGTGCTGGCGGCAAGGCTCATATCCAGAGCGGGAGGCCTGCACAGACTGGCCAAGATGCCCTCCTCGCGCTTGCAGGTCATGGGAGCGGAAAAGTCGCTCTTCAAGCATCTCGAAGGCCGGGCCCCCTCCCCCAAGCATGGCATAATCTTCCGCCATCCAGCGGTCATGGGCGCCCCCAGGAGGCTGAGGGGAAAGCTGGCCCGCGCCCTGGCCGGAAAGCTCGCCCTGGCGGCACGAATGGATTACTATGGTGCCGGCCCCTCTCCAGATCTTGCCGCCTCCCTGGAAAAAAGGCTGAAGGATATCAAACACCGAAAATAGAAACCAGAAACCAGGATCAAATTTATATCCGATGCACCTGTATAGCGCTATCGAGATGGTGTTGTTCATATGAAATGGTGGCTGTCCGGATCTTTGATGATAGGGGCGTTTAGCATCATCGCCTTCTTGGGCCTTCTGCTTCCCCTGGCCCAGGGTGTACCCCAGAACATGACTGAGCACTCCTGGATCTACAATCAGGGCTCCTCTGATGATATGCGCATCTATCAGACGACCGGCGGATTCCACGGCCAGAAGATGGTCACCGGAACCCGGGGCACTGGCACCATATCCCGCACCATTGATGCTCATGTCTATGGCGGATTTGAGGATGGCTTCAATGAGATCTGGGCCAGTGAATGGGGGGTCTACCAGAACAAGCCATCCTTATACACCGAGCCCATCAGCAGAAGCGAGCTGAGAAATGCCCTCTGTGCCAAGAACTATGAGGCGGGATCGGTCTATTCTGAGAGCTACTCTGAGATCAGGGATCTGGTCAAGGACACCACCGTCAGCCAGACCAATGAGAACTCAGTATACGACATCCACACTGAGGTGGATGGAGCGGCAAGGGTGGGGGCAAGGGTGCAGAAGAGCGCAGGCTCAGCTCCGGCTTATATCA contains these protein-coding regions:
- a CDS encoding NOP5/NOP56 family protein; translated protein: MEIAAWFGRVDLDTELISLAEDEESMINALLKRPLPAGPSPQPDLRRLALAHGFAADDIEYNSLLRRVALELVHRQLSLLATAEQDLLQAVEALDDMTEAINLLDERLYEWHRLHRQRIVHGRDLAESLCEDETVGPFARAILGLRESRRGMEMEVSSRAEGLLPNLSALAGPVLAARLISRAGGLHRLAKMPSSRLQVMGAEKSLFKHLEGRAPSPKHGIIFRHPAVMGAPRRLRGKLARALAGKLALAARMDYYGAGPSPDLAASLEKRLKDIKHRK